One segment of Neodiprion fabricii isolate iyNeoFabr1 chromosome 1, iyNeoFabr1.1, whole genome shotgun sequence DNA contains the following:
- the LOC124187834 gene encoding uncharacterized protein LOC124187834 has product MSNIKETNMSENGLHAQQAAIEAGAEMKRTQALERLETLTSELHEFVKSKVNIHKEIKSKTTSVVTALRRFKTLDEEWQSSRRLTPRLTPEKNSPPAVEIEGESMDTGCDGDGESVAEETSGSVIKSIKRKNRNSPGLTDNRMTKKKDLKPSPLKNLTKQNAEKKDANVWTDVQTKKEKRRLAKEQLLKESLKKTRPEPKRKKPHKWIRPDALIIRPADKAKYAEILRRIKQDVPEDQVRDTVDKVHKTNAGDMLITLSRKSTDKGQALQKAIAGILQEDAKVVCKGPQETIEIRDIDDTTTKEDIQAALKPEAGEIPLEAIKIRNAFRGTQMATVTLPATTARKLLDGNGKIRIGWVNCRIRATMRPVQCYKCWHFGHIGSQCKGKVDRSKHCIRCGEEGHKIADCKNPAKCVLCAEKNSEEVAAHHAGTYRCPVFQEALQKKTSKK; this is encoded by the coding sequence ATGAGTAATATAAAGGAAACAAACATGAGTGAGAACGGGTTACACGCCCAACAAGCAGCGATCGAAGCAGGCGCTGAGATGAAGAGGACGCAAGCACTGGAACGCCTCGAAACGCTGACCAGCGAATTGCATGAGTTTGTCAAATCAAAGGTCAACATCCACAAGGAGATAAAGAGCAAGACGACCAGTGTAGTCACCGCCCTTCGCAGATTTAAAACACTGGACGAAGAGTGGCAGTCGTCTCGACGACTCACTCCTCGTCTTACTCCGGAGAAAAACAGTCCACCTGCTGTGGAGATTGAAGGAGAATCAATGGACACCGGATGCGATGGTGACGGTGAATCTGTTGCTGAAGAAACAAGTGGAAGTGTCATCAAGTCTATCAAGAGAAAAAACCGAAACTCCCCGGGCTTAACAGATAACAGAATGACAAAGAAGAAGGACTTGAAACCAAGTCCTCTCAAAAACCTGACGAAGCAGAATGCTGAGAAAAAAGACGCGAATGTTTGGACAGATGTCCaaacgaagaaagagaaaaggaggCTAGCCAAAGAGCAGCTCCTAAAAGAGTCTCTAAAGAAGACCAGGCCGGAGCCTAAGCGGAAAAAACCGCACAAATGGATCAGGCCTGACGCGCTGATCATCCGcccagcagacaaggcgaagTATGCCGAGATATTGCGGCGTATTAAACAGGACGTTCCTGAAGACCAGGTCCGTGATACGGTCGACAAAGTACACAAGACCAACGCCGGAGACATGTTGATTACGCTCTCGAGGAAGAGCACCGACAAAGGCCAAGCCTTACAGAAGGCCATTGCGGGCATCCTCCAAGAAGACGCCAAAGTAGTCTGCAAAGGGCCACAGGAGACAATCGAGATTCGAGACATCGATGACACCACGACGAAGGAAGATATCCAGGCCGCCCTGAAACCGGAAGCTGGCGAGATACCACTAGAGGCAATAAAGATCCGTAATGCCTTTAGAGGTACGCAGATGGCTACAGTGACGCTACCAGCGACAACAGCACGAAAACTACTGGATGGAAACGGCAAGATCCGAATCGGTTGGGTTAACTGCCGAATAAGAGCGACGATGAGACCGGTTCAATGTTATAAATGTTGGCACTTCGGGCACATTGGATCCCAGTGTAAGGGCAAAGTTGACCGGTCTAAGCACTGCATAAGATGCGGAGAAGAAGGACACAAAATTGCGGACTGTAAAAATCCAGCCAAATGTGTATTATGCGCTGAGAAGAATAGCGAAGAAGTTGCTGCTCACCATGCCGGCACATATAGATGCCCGGTATTCCAAGAGGCGCTTCAGAAGAAGACAAGCAAGAAATAA